The following coding sequences lie in one Scatophagus argus isolate fScaArg1 chromosome 9, fScaArg1.pri, whole genome shotgun sequence genomic window:
- the u2af2a gene encoding U2 small nuclear RNA auxiliary factor 2a isoform X2 — MSDFDEFERQLSENKQAERDKENRHHRRSSSRSRSRERKRRSRDRDRRSRDRRGDSKERRHRRSSPSSYPQDNAGSRSPHREKKKKVKKYWDVPPPGFEHITPMQYKAMQAAGQIPATALLPTMTPDGLAVTPTPVPVVGSQMTRQARRLYVGNIPFGITEESMMDFFNAQMRLGGLTQAPGNPVLAVQINQDKNFAFLEFRSVDETTQAMAFDGIIFQGQSLKIRRPHDYQPLPGMSENPSVYVPGVVSTVVPDSAHKLFIGGLPNYLNDDQVKELLTSFGPLKAFNLVKDSATGLSKGYAFCEYVDVNLNDQAIAGLNGMQLGDKKLLVQRASVGSKNATLTSINQTPVTLQVPGLNSSVTQMGGLPTEVLCLMNMVAPEELLDDEEYEEIVEDVRDECSKYGQVKSIEIPRPVDGLEVPGTGKIFVEFMSVFDSQKAMQGLTGRKFANRVVVTKYCDPDAYHRRDFW; from the exons ATGTCGGACTTCGACGAATTCGAAAGGCAgctctctgaaaacaaacaag ctgaaagagacaaagagaaccgCCACCACCGCCGGTCCTCCTCCCGCAGCCgtagcagagagagaaaaaggaggagcagagacagggacagacgTAGCAGGGACCGCCGTGGGGACAGTAAGGAGCGCAGACACAGACGCAG CTCACCATCCAGCTACCCCCAGGACAATGCTGGAAG CCGTTCTCCACACcgtgagaagaagaagaaggtgaagaagTACTGGGATGTCCCTCCTCCTGGTTTTGAACACATCACTCCCATGCAGTACAAAGCCATGCAAG CTGCTGGTCAGATCCCAGCTACAGCTCTCCTGCCGACCATGACTCCAGATGGCCTTGCTGTTACTCCCACCCCTGTACCTGTAGTGGGCAGCCAGATGACCCGGCAGGCCCGCCGGCTGTATGTGGGCAACATCCCATTTGGTATCACAGAG GAGTCTATGATGGACTTCTTCAATGCCCAGATGCGTTTGGGTGGTCTTACTCAGGCCCCTGGCAACCCTGTCCTTGCAGTACAGATCAACCAGGATAAGAATTTTGCCTTCCTTGAA TTCCGTTCAGTGGATGAAACAACACAGGCCATGGCCTTTGATGGTATCATCTTTCAAGGCCAGAGTCTCAAGATTCGTCGTCCCCATGATTACCAGCCGTTGCCTGGCATGAGCGAGAACCCCAGTGTCTATGTGCCTG GTGTGGTGTCCACAGTGGTGCCTGACTCGGCTCACAAGCTCTTCATTGGCGGCCTGCCCAATTACCTGAACGATGACCAG GTGAAGGAGCTGCTGACGTCATTTGGCCCCCTGAAGGCCTTCAACCTGGTGAAGGACAGTGCCACAGGCTTATCTAAAGGATATGCCTTTTGTGAATATGTTGATGTCAACCTTAATGACCAG GCTATTGCTGGGCTGAACGGCATGCAGCTGGGAGACAAGAAGCTCCTGGTGCAAAGAGCCAGTGTGGGATCCAAGAACGCCACTCTG ACAAGTATAAACCAGACCCCAGTGACACTGCAGGTTCCAGGTCTGAATAGCTCAGTGACTCAGATGGGTGGCCTGCCCACTGAAGTGCTCTGTCTGATGAACATGGTGGCcccagaggagctgctggatgATGAAGAGTATGAGGAGATTGTGGAGGACGTCAGGGATGAGTGCAGCAAGTATGGCCAAGTTAAGAGCATTGAGATACCTCGACCTGTGGACGGTCTGGAGGTGCCTGGGACTGGCAAG ATCTTCGTGGAGTTCATGTCAGTTTTTGACTCCCAGAAGGCAATGCAGGGGCTGACAGGAAGGAAGTTTGCCAACAGGGTGGTGGTGACCAAATACTGCGATCCAGATGCTTATCACCGCCGGGACTTCTGGTAG
- the u2af2a gene encoding U2 small nuclear RNA auxiliary factor 2a isoform X3 produces MSDFDEFERQLSENKQAERDKENRHHRRSSSRSRSRERKRRSRDRDRRSRDRRGDSKERRHRRSRSPHREKKKKVKKYWDVPPPGFEHITPMQYKAMQAAGQIPATALLPTMTPDGLAVTPTPVPVVGSQMTRQARRLYVGNIPFGITEESMMDFFNAQMRLGGLTQAPGNPVLAVQINQDKNFAFLEFRSVDETTQAMAFDGIIFQGQSLKIRRPHDYQPLPGMSENPSVYVPGTQTINGVVSTVVPDSAHKLFIGGLPNYLNDDQVKELLTSFGPLKAFNLVKDSATGLSKGYAFCEYVDVNLNDQAIAGLNGMQLGDKKLLVQRASVGSKNATLTSINQTPVTLQVPGLNSSVTQMGGLPTEVLCLMNMVAPEELLDDEEYEEIVEDVRDECSKYGQVKSIEIPRPVDGLEVPGTGKIFVEFMSVFDSQKAMQGLTGRKFANRVVVTKYCDPDAYHRRDFW; encoded by the exons ATGTCGGACTTCGACGAATTCGAAAGGCAgctctctgaaaacaaacaag ctgaaagagacaaagagaaccgCCACCACCGCCGGTCCTCCTCCCGCAGCCgtagcagagagagaaaaaggaggagcagagacagggacagacgTAGCAGGGACCGCCGTGGGGACAGTAAGGAGCGCAGACACAGACGCAG CCGTTCTCCACACcgtgagaagaagaagaaggtgaagaagTACTGGGATGTCCCTCCTCCTGGTTTTGAACACATCACTCCCATGCAGTACAAAGCCATGCAAG CTGCTGGTCAGATCCCAGCTACAGCTCTCCTGCCGACCATGACTCCAGATGGCCTTGCTGTTACTCCCACCCCTGTACCTGTAGTGGGCAGCCAGATGACCCGGCAGGCCCGCCGGCTGTATGTGGGCAACATCCCATTTGGTATCACAGAG GAGTCTATGATGGACTTCTTCAATGCCCAGATGCGTTTGGGTGGTCTTACTCAGGCCCCTGGCAACCCTGTCCTTGCAGTACAGATCAACCAGGATAAGAATTTTGCCTTCCTTGAA TTCCGTTCAGTGGATGAAACAACACAGGCCATGGCCTTTGATGGTATCATCTTTCAAGGCCAGAGTCTCAAGATTCGTCGTCCCCATGATTACCAGCCGTTGCCTGGCATGAGCGAGAACCCCAGTGTCTATGTGCCTGGTACACAGACAATTAATG GTGTGGTGTCCACAGTGGTGCCTGACTCGGCTCACAAGCTCTTCATTGGCGGCCTGCCCAATTACCTGAACGATGACCAG GTGAAGGAGCTGCTGACGTCATTTGGCCCCCTGAAGGCCTTCAACCTGGTGAAGGACAGTGCCACAGGCTTATCTAAAGGATATGCCTTTTGTGAATATGTTGATGTCAACCTTAATGACCAG GCTATTGCTGGGCTGAACGGCATGCAGCTGGGAGACAAGAAGCTCCTGGTGCAAAGAGCCAGTGTGGGATCCAAGAACGCCACTCTG ACAAGTATAAACCAGACCCCAGTGACACTGCAGGTTCCAGGTCTGAATAGCTCAGTGACTCAGATGGGTGGCCTGCCCACTGAAGTGCTCTGTCTGATGAACATGGTGGCcccagaggagctgctggatgATGAAGAGTATGAGGAGATTGTGGAGGACGTCAGGGATGAGTGCAGCAAGTATGGCCAAGTTAAGAGCATTGAGATACCTCGACCTGTGGACGGTCTGGAGGTGCCTGGGACTGGCAAG ATCTTCGTGGAGTTCATGTCAGTTTTTGACTCCCAGAAGGCAATGCAGGGGCTGACAGGAAGGAAGTTTGCCAACAGGGTGGTGGTGACCAAATACTGCGATCCAGATGCTTATCACCGCCGGGACTTCTGGTAG
- the u2af2a gene encoding U2 small nuclear RNA auxiliary factor 2a isoform X4, translated as MSDFDEFERQLSENKQAERDKENRHHRRSSSRSRSRERKRRSRDRDRRSRDRRGDSKERRHRRSRSPHREKKKKVKKYWDVPPPGFEHITPMQYKAMQAAGQIPATALLPTMTPDGLAVTPTPVPVVGSQMTRQARRLYVGNIPFGITEESMMDFFNAQMRLGGLTQAPGNPVLAVQINQDKNFAFLEFRSVDETTQAMAFDGIIFQGQSLKIRRPHDYQPLPGMSENPSVYVPGVVSTVVPDSAHKLFIGGLPNYLNDDQVKELLTSFGPLKAFNLVKDSATGLSKGYAFCEYVDVNLNDQAIAGLNGMQLGDKKLLVQRASVGSKNATLTSINQTPVTLQVPGLNSSVTQMGGLPTEVLCLMNMVAPEELLDDEEYEEIVEDVRDECSKYGQVKSIEIPRPVDGLEVPGTGKIFVEFMSVFDSQKAMQGLTGRKFANRVVVTKYCDPDAYHRRDFW; from the exons ATGTCGGACTTCGACGAATTCGAAAGGCAgctctctgaaaacaaacaag ctgaaagagacaaagagaaccgCCACCACCGCCGGTCCTCCTCCCGCAGCCgtagcagagagagaaaaaggaggagcagagacagggacagacgTAGCAGGGACCGCCGTGGGGACAGTAAGGAGCGCAGACACAGACGCAG CCGTTCTCCACACcgtgagaagaagaagaaggtgaagaagTACTGGGATGTCCCTCCTCCTGGTTTTGAACACATCACTCCCATGCAGTACAAAGCCATGCAAG CTGCTGGTCAGATCCCAGCTACAGCTCTCCTGCCGACCATGACTCCAGATGGCCTTGCTGTTACTCCCACCCCTGTACCTGTAGTGGGCAGCCAGATGACCCGGCAGGCCCGCCGGCTGTATGTGGGCAACATCCCATTTGGTATCACAGAG GAGTCTATGATGGACTTCTTCAATGCCCAGATGCGTTTGGGTGGTCTTACTCAGGCCCCTGGCAACCCTGTCCTTGCAGTACAGATCAACCAGGATAAGAATTTTGCCTTCCTTGAA TTCCGTTCAGTGGATGAAACAACACAGGCCATGGCCTTTGATGGTATCATCTTTCAAGGCCAGAGTCTCAAGATTCGTCGTCCCCATGATTACCAGCCGTTGCCTGGCATGAGCGAGAACCCCAGTGTCTATGTGCCTG GTGTGGTGTCCACAGTGGTGCCTGACTCGGCTCACAAGCTCTTCATTGGCGGCCTGCCCAATTACCTGAACGATGACCAG GTGAAGGAGCTGCTGACGTCATTTGGCCCCCTGAAGGCCTTCAACCTGGTGAAGGACAGTGCCACAGGCTTATCTAAAGGATATGCCTTTTGTGAATATGTTGATGTCAACCTTAATGACCAG GCTATTGCTGGGCTGAACGGCATGCAGCTGGGAGACAAGAAGCTCCTGGTGCAAAGAGCCAGTGTGGGATCCAAGAACGCCACTCTG ACAAGTATAAACCAGACCCCAGTGACACTGCAGGTTCCAGGTCTGAATAGCTCAGTGACTCAGATGGGTGGCCTGCCCACTGAAGTGCTCTGTCTGATGAACATGGTGGCcccagaggagctgctggatgATGAAGAGTATGAGGAGATTGTGGAGGACGTCAGGGATGAGTGCAGCAAGTATGGCCAAGTTAAGAGCATTGAGATACCTCGACCTGTGGACGGTCTGGAGGTGCCTGGGACTGGCAAG ATCTTCGTGGAGTTCATGTCAGTTTTTGACTCCCAGAAGGCAATGCAGGGGCTGACAGGAAGGAAGTTTGCCAACAGGGTGGTGGTGACCAAATACTGCGATCCAGATGCTTATCACCGCCGGGACTTCTGGTAG
- the u2af2a gene encoding U2 small nuclear RNA auxiliary factor 2a isoform X1: MSDFDEFERQLSENKQAERDKENRHHRRSSSRSRSRERKRRSRDRDRRSRDRRGDSKERRHRRSSPSSYPQDNAGSRSPHREKKKKVKKYWDVPPPGFEHITPMQYKAMQAAGQIPATALLPTMTPDGLAVTPTPVPVVGSQMTRQARRLYVGNIPFGITEESMMDFFNAQMRLGGLTQAPGNPVLAVQINQDKNFAFLEFRSVDETTQAMAFDGIIFQGQSLKIRRPHDYQPLPGMSENPSVYVPGTQTINGVVSTVVPDSAHKLFIGGLPNYLNDDQVKELLTSFGPLKAFNLVKDSATGLSKGYAFCEYVDVNLNDQAIAGLNGMQLGDKKLLVQRASVGSKNATLTSINQTPVTLQVPGLNSSVTQMGGLPTEVLCLMNMVAPEELLDDEEYEEIVEDVRDECSKYGQVKSIEIPRPVDGLEVPGTGKIFVEFMSVFDSQKAMQGLTGRKFANRVVVTKYCDPDAYHRRDFW, from the exons ATGTCGGACTTCGACGAATTCGAAAGGCAgctctctgaaaacaaacaag ctgaaagagacaaagagaaccgCCACCACCGCCGGTCCTCCTCCCGCAGCCgtagcagagagagaaaaaggaggagcagagacagggacagacgTAGCAGGGACCGCCGTGGGGACAGTAAGGAGCGCAGACACAGACGCAG CTCACCATCCAGCTACCCCCAGGACAATGCTGGAAG CCGTTCTCCACACcgtgagaagaagaagaaggtgaagaagTACTGGGATGTCCCTCCTCCTGGTTTTGAACACATCACTCCCATGCAGTACAAAGCCATGCAAG CTGCTGGTCAGATCCCAGCTACAGCTCTCCTGCCGACCATGACTCCAGATGGCCTTGCTGTTACTCCCACCCCTGTACCTGTAGTGGGCAGCCAGATGACCCGGCAGGCCCGCCGGCTGTATGTGGGCAACATCCCATTTGGTATCACAGAG GAGTCTATGATGGACTTCTTCAATGCCCAGATGCGTTTGGGTGGTCTTACTCAGGCCCCTGGCAACCCTGTCCTTGCAGTACAGATCAACCAGGATAAGAATTTTGCCTTCCTTGAA TTCCGTTCAGTGGATGAAACAACACAGGCCATGGCCTTTGATGGTATCATCTTTCAAGGCCAGAGTCTCAAGATTCGTCGTCCCCATGATTACCAGCCGTTGCCTGGCATGAGCGAGAACCCCAGTGTCTATGTGCCTGGTACACAGACAATTAATG GTGTGGTGTCCACAGTGGTGCCTGACTCGGCTCACAAGCTCTTCATTGGCGGCCTGCCCAATTACCTGAACGATGACCAG GTGAAGGAGCTGCTGACGTCATTTGGCCCCCTGAAGGCCTTCAACCTGGTGAAGGACAGTGCCACAGGCTTATCTAAAGGATATGCCTTTTGTGAATATGTTGATGTCAACCTTAATGACCAG GCTATTGCTGGGCTGAACGGCATGCAGCTGGGAGACAAGAAGCTCCTGGTGCAAAGAGCCAGTGTGGGATCCAAGAACGCCACTCTG ACAAGTATAAACCAGACCCCAGTGACACTGCAGGTTCCAGGTCTGAATAGCTCAGTGACTCAGATGGGTGGCCTGCCCACTGAAGTGCTCTGTCTGATGAACATGGTGGCcccagaggagctgctggatgATGAAGAGTATGAGGAGATTGTGGAGGACGTCAGGGATGAGTGCAGCAAGTATGGCCAAGTTAAGAGCATTGAGATACCTCGACCTGTGGACGGTCTGGAGGTGCCTGGGACTGGCAAG ATCTTCGTGGAGTTCATGTCAGTTTTTGACTCCCAGAAGGCAATGCAGGGGCTGACAGGAAGGAAGTTTGCCAACAGGGTGGTGGTGACCAAATACTGCGATCCAGATGCTTATCACCGCCGGGACTTCTGGTAG